The DNA window CCTCGCGCCTGCTGCACGGAGAGGGCTGGCCAAGGCCTGCCACAGCCGCATTGCCCCCTTGCGCAAAAGCCCCATCGCCATCCATAGCCCCCCTTTGCGCTGCCGCCCTCCAGCGGCGGGCGCGCCCTTGTCACGCCCCCGCGCAGCAAATCGAGAAAACCGCATCGGCAGCAACGTCAGCGCCACTCCCAGAGAGGCCAGGAGGGAGAACGTCACCGCCAGCGCCTGGTCGCGGAAGAGCTGCCCGGCCACGCCGTGCACGTAGACGATGGGCAAGAACACCGCAATCGTGGTCAAGGTCGAGGCCAGCACAGGCATGGCCACTTCTCTGGCACCCAGAACCGCAGCCTCCATGTGGCCACGGCCCAGCTGCCGGTGTCGGAAGATGTTTTCCAAGATCACGATGGAGTTGTCCACCAACATGCCGATGCCTAAGGCCAGGCCCCCCAGGCTCATCAGATTCAAGTTCACCCCGGCAAAATAGAAGAGCGTGAGGGCAAAAAGCAAAGAGAGGGGCATGGAGAGTCCGATGTTGATGGGCTGGCGCAGGTCGTGGAGGAAGAAGAAGAGTACCAGAAAGGCCAGCAGCCCGCCTGCCAGGATCGCCTGCTTGACGTTGGCAATGGCGCCGCTGATGAACTCGGCCTGGTCATAGGCAACGGCAACCTGCAGGGCAGGGTATTCCTGGTGGAGCTGGGCAAGGACCTGGCGCACGCGGCGCGAAACCTCGACGGTATTTGCCCCTGCTTCTTTTTTGACCAGCAGGCCGATGCTCTCGCTGCCGTTGAAGCGGGTGATGCTTTCCCGCTCGCGAAAGCTGTCCTCCACCCGGGCAATGTCTGCCACGCGCACTAAGGCGCCGTCAGGAGCACGTCCGACCACCACGGTAGCAATTTCCTCGGGCGACTGGAACTCGCCCAAGGCGCGCAGCGAGTAGCGGTAGAGCCCCCTTCGAATGCTGCCACCAGGGAGGCTGTAGTTGGCGGCTGCCAGGGCCGCAGAGAGCTGGTCCAGCGTCAGGCCGAAGGTGGCCAGTCGCCGCGTGTCCACGTCCACATGGATCTCGCGCTCCAGGCCGCCGGTGACCGCGGCCATGGCCACCCCTTTGAGTTGCTCCAGCCGCCGCCTGAATACCTCCCTGGCCAGGTCGCGCAGACGAATCAGATCGCCACCCGCTAAGGAGATGGCCATGATCGGCTGGCTGCGTGGGTCCAGACGCAGGATGGAGGGGCGGCCGGCTTCGCGGGGCAACACCCACCGCAGCTGGTCCAGCTTCTCGCGCACGGCCAAGCTGGCAAAGTCCATGTCCACCCCCCAGTGGAACTCCAGCGTCACCAGCGACAGCCCTTCCCGGGACACCGAACGCACGTGCCGCAGACCAGCAACCGTGCTGGCCGCCTCCTCGATGGGCCGCGTCACAAACTCCTCGATCTCGATGGGCCCAGCCTCTGCATAGGTGGTCCAGACGGTCAGCTTGGGATACGCAAGATCCGGCAAGAGGTCAACACTCAACCTGCTCAGGGATACCACGCCGAGCAGCACCACCGCCAGGAAGAACATGGCCGTGGCCACCGGACGCCGCACTGCCAATTCAGATAGGTGCATCGTCTACCACTCATCTGCGCTGCCCTGAGGCTGGTGGCGCGCTGCCGCACCCACGTTGTTCGCGCCTCATGCAGCGTAAGCGCTATTGGGTGACCTGGACTGGGGTATCGTGCGCCAAGGTGTAGTGACCCGAGGTGATGACCAGCTCCCCCTCCTTCAAGTCAAAGGCCGAGCCGAGGATTTCCACCCACTGCTCGTCCTCCAAGCCGGTGTCCACGTAGCACCATTTGGCCAACCCGTCGCGCACAATGAACACCAGCTTACGATTGTCGCGTACCAACACTGCCGCCTTGGGCACTACGAAGCGGTCCGGGAAGCTCTGTGCCTCAATCTTGGCGAAGGCGTACATCCCTGCCTTGAGTTTCCTCTGCGGATTGGCCAGGCGCACGCGCACGCGACAAGTCTTGGTCTCCGGATCGACCCGTGGGTTGATGCTCACCACCTCGCCTGAGAAGGTCTCCCCAGGGAAGGCGACAAAGCTCACTTCTGCCTTGCGCCCTTCCCGCACCAACCCTACCTCGCTTTCCAAGACCGCCAGGTCCACCTCCAACTGCGAAAGGTCCACAAGGCGCATGCATTCCTGTCCCGGGGAGACCTGCTGGCCCTTTTCCACCTTGACATCGGCCACCAGTCCTGAGAAAGGGGCGCGAATCTCAGTGTGCGCCAAATTGAGCTCGGCGCGCTTGAGGGCGTTCCATGCTCTGGTGAGCCCGCTCTTGCTGGCGATGAGCTCTTCTCTCTTTTGGCCGGAGAGGACCAGCGCCGTCTCGTACTCCAGGCGCGCCTTGTCATAGTCCTGGGTGCTCAGTTGCCCGGCGCGCGCCTTGCGCTGTGCCTCCTCCCAGCGACGCGCCGCCTCCTCCACATCCACTGTCTGCACCGGATTGTGCACCCGGGGAGATGGGGCGCTGGTGGTATCCGTGCCCTTCATGAGGGCATGTTCAACCTGGGCATCGAGGAGGGCGGCGCGAGCCTCGGCAACGGCCAGTTGGTATTCGCGATCGTCGATCTTTAGCAGCAGCTCACCCTGACCGACCATCTGCCCTTCGCGAATGGGAAGCTCGGTAATTTCCCCGCCGACTTGCGGGGTGCTCACCACCTCGCGACGGGCCCGAGTGAGGCCTGTGGCAGTGATGCGCAACACAATCTCTGCACGCCGCGCAGGGGCAGCGGCCACCGGCAAAGGAGCCTCGGTTGCGGGGGGTTCAGCTGTGGGAGTTTCGC is part of the candidate division KSB1 bacterium genome and encodes:
- a CDS encoding efflux RND transporter permease subunit, encoding MHLSELAVRRPVATAMFFLAVVLLGVVSLSRLSVDLLPDLAYPKLTVWTTYAEAGPIEIEEFVTRPIEEAASTVAGLRHVRSVSREGLSLVTLEFHWGVDMDFASLAVREKLDQLRWVLPREAGRPSILRLDPRSQPIMAISLAGGDLIRLRDLAREVFRRRLEQLKGVAMAAVTGGLEREIHVDVDTRRLATFGLTLDQLSAALAAANYSLPGGSIRRGLYRYSLRALGEFQSPEEIATVVVGRAPDGALVRVADIARVEDSFRERESITRFNGSESIGLLVKKEAGANTVEVSRRVRQVLAQLHQEYPALQVAVAYDQAEFISGAIANVKQAILAGGLLAFLVLFFFLHDLRQPINIGLSMPLSLLFALTLFYFAGVNLNLMSLGGLALGIGMLVDNSIVILENIFRHRQLGRGHMEAAVLGAREVAMPVLASTLTTIAVFLPIVYVHGVAGQLFRDQALAVTFSLLASLGVALTLLPMRFSRFAARGRDKGAPAAGGRQRKGGLWMAMGLLRKGAMRLWQALASPLRAAGARLFTPTRQALRRVFAFSDHILAAFTAWYERAEARVLDHRRLALTAVLGVLALGSGVAFLLPREFMPRVDQGEFVVEVEAPVGATLEATAARVARVEQWLLAQPEVEAVFSTIGLIEDPLAIFTEEAALHRGKVHVRLKGRGERSSWQLMAALREQAAHLTDAHVRVNEAANVLQQVLGTTEPPVAVKVQGEDFAVAKEIAREVERRLAGVPGLTALQQQGEEGRPEVRIQIDRERAAMFGFSAAQVARFIQHSVKGHVATQFKDFDQKIDVLVRPRAEDRDDMEDLLTARLHASPGGVPLRELIRYQYVQGPTEIRREDQVRELMLIGAVEGRAAGDVLRDIGRRLEGLATPPDYRVLLGGEREELSQSFRSLAYALLLSVALIYMILAAQFESLRQPFIIMLDVPLTVAGTALLFLLARLSLNAITLIGVIVLAGIAVNDSIVKVDFTNQLLRQGLPMRQAILQAGRIRLRPIVMTSVTTILGLLPMAVGWGQGAELQRPLAIVLIGGLFISTAVTLLVVPLLYSLLARGDKG
- a CDS encoding efflux RND transporter periplasmic adaptor subunit, whose product is MRKLFSPLLIVTALGALGLAAFSLKERLARSTSQQAVKSETPTAEPPATEAPLPVAAAPARRAEIVLRITATGLTRARREVVSTPQVGGEITELPIREGQMVGQGELLLKIDDREYQLAVAEARAALLDAQVEHALMKGTDTTSAPSPRVHNPVQTVDVEEAARRWEEAQRKARAGQLSTQDYDKARLEYETALVLSGQKREELIASKSGLTRAWNALKRAELNLAHTEIRAPFSGLVADVKVEKGQQVSPGQECMRLVDLSQLEVDLAVLESEVGLVREGRKAEVSFVAFPGETFSGEVVSINPRVDPETKTCRVRVRLANPQRKLKAGMYAFAKIEAQSFPDRFVVPKAAVLVRDNRKLVFIVRDGLAKWCYVDTGLEDEQWVEILGSAFDLKEGELVITSGHYTLAHDTPVQVTQ